One segment of Yersinia kristensenii DNA contains the following:
- a CDS encoding transporter substrate-binding domain-containing protein yields the protein MSSETPVNIGLLYSFSGVTAAQELSQWRGATQAIAEINQNGGINGRLLNAIHFDPKSDDAQFRALAEQLIVEHEVNVIFGGYTSSSRKAMSPIVEKYRRLLFYSQLYEGFEFSDNIFYGGAAPNQNCVQLADYLTGQFGARVYLIGSRYIYPYECNRNMQELILQRHDGAVIGERYLDLNAPYEAFLPIIEEITKKQPNFIFSTVVGQTVPFLYQAYQAAGLDPARMPIGSLNTSETEIAIMGAEVAQGHFSSAPYFQSIGTKANQSALKQFHQQFGPEFTTDMNWEATYSQVHLFAKAMAECGSDHIYPLSAALRGSQFDAPQGRIRIDPLNQHTGLYPRIGMANESGQFTIVQESRRIVEPDPYMTNQIQGDWVTKLTTVGYPHAT from the coding sequence ATGAGTTCAGAAACACCGGTCAATATTGGCTTGCTGTACTCCTTCAGTGGTGTGACGGCGGCACAAGAATTGTCGCAGTGGCGTGGGGCGACACAGGCGATTGCTGAAATTAACCAAAATGGCGGTATCAACGGCAGGCTGCTGAATGCCATTCATTTTGACCCAAAATCTGATGATGCGCAGTTCCGTGCTCTGGCCGAACAATTGATCGTCGAGCATGAGGTTAATGTAATTTTTGGCGGCTATACCTCCAGTAGCCGCAAAGCCATGTCGCCGATTGTAGAGAAATATCGGCGGCTGCTGTTCTATTCACAACTGTATGAAGGCTTTGAGTTTTCTGACAATATTTTCTATGGCGGCGCAGCACCTAATCAAAACTGCGTACAACTAGCAGACTATCTGACGGGCCAATTTGGCGCGCGAGTGTATTTGATTGGCTCCCGCTATATCTATCCCTACGAATGTAATCGCAATATGCAGGAACTCATTCTGCAACGCCATGATGGTGCAGTGATTGGCGAGCGCTACCTGGATCTGAATGCCCCTTATGAGGCTTTCCTGCCCATTATCGAGGAAATAACCAAAAAGCAGCCCAATTTTATCTTCAGCACGGTGGTCGGGCAAACCGTCCCTTTCTTGTATCAAGCTTATCAGGCGGCAGGGCTAGATCCTGCCCGCATGCCTATTGGCAGCCTGAATACATCAGAAACTGAGATTGCCATTATGGGGGCGGAAGTGGCACAGGGCCATTTTAGCTCAGCCCCTTATTTCCAAAGCATTGGCACAAAAGCGAATCAATCAGCACTCAAACAATTCCATCAGCAATTCGGGCCGGAATTCACCACCGACATGAATTGGGAAGCCACCTACAGTCAGGTGCATTTATTCGCCAAAGCTATGGCCGAGTGCGGCAGTGACCATATTTATCCGCTGTCCGCCGCCTTGCGCGGCAGCCAATTTGATGCGCCACAAGGCCGCATTCGTATTGACCCGCTGAACCAACACACCGGGCTTTATCCGCGCATTGGTATGGCGAATGAAAGCGGGCAATTTACTATCGTGCAAGAATCTCGCCGTATCGTCGAACCCGACCCCTATATGACCAACCAAATTCAGGGCGATTGGGTCACCAAACTCACGACAGTGGGGTATCCACATGCGACCTAG
- a CDS encoding ANTAR domain-containing response regulator, translating to MRPSDSRISATALLLSRGIRCVVLHPDDDDGETLTNHLRRMGFKVQAFWPIPEQLPADTDLIFYALQSDNPEPDVSWFTPNKHALITVIAYENPTFIDQALKMGADSTITTPLRASGLLSAMVFALHHAQQQRQMSDRIERLEKKVLGVRQVSEAKAILMRMHSIGEEQAYEILRHQAMDKRITVEEISCALIQANDIFSWTTPGATNNRKN from the coding sequence ATGCGACCTAGCGACAGCAGAATCAGCGCGACAGCCCTCTTACTCAGCCGCGGGATCCGCTGTGTGGTGCTACACCCCGACGACGACGATGGCGAAACCCTGACCAATCATTTGCGCCGAATGGGGTTTAAAGTGCAGGCTTTCTGGCCCATTCCCGAGCAACTGCCCGCCGATACCGACTTAATTTTCTATGCATTACAATCAGATAACCCAGAACCAGATGTGTCATGGTTCACCCCCAACAAACATGCGCTGATAACGGTTATCGCCTATGAGAACCCCACATTTATTGATCAAGCACTCAAGATGGGCGCGGACAGCACCATAACCACCCCGCTGCGCGCCTCAGGTTTACTGTCGGCGATGGTGTTTGCTTTACACCATGCCCAACAGCAGCGGCAAATGAGTGATCGTATTGAGCGATTGGAGAAAAAAGTGCTGGGCGTTCGCCAGGTCAGTGAGGCCAAAGCCATTCTGATGCGGATGCACAGCATTGGCGAAGAACAGGCCTACGAAATCCTGCGCCATCAGGCCATGGATAAACGCATTACCGTCGAAGAGATCTCATGCGCACTGATTCAAGCCAATGATATTTTCTCCTGGACCACCCCAGGAGCCACCAATAACCGGAAGAACTGA
- a CDS encoding ABC transporter ATP-binding protein, producing MNPAAQDLILETRGLSKRFGGIQVINQVDLQIRRGEVRCVIGPNGAGKSTFFKLLTGEHTPSDGDIRFFNRRLNTLPPFQRIRMGMSIKFQIPGIFPELTVEQHLQLSLSHLRPEVRAQAVSVDELLERFKLRAEYHQLAGNLSHGKKQWLEIAMAVSLQPTLLMLDEPVAGLSIDETYLTGELIKQMQSDGLTLMVVEHDMTFVRQIASQVTVLHGGQVFADGNAAEVLAREDVADIYLGKAV from the coding sequence ATGAATCCAGCAGCGCAAGATTTGATCCTCGAAACCCGTGGGCTAAGCAAACGCTTTGGCGGTATTCAGGTTATCAATCAAGTTGATTTGCAAATCCGTCGTGGTGAAGTCCGCTGTGTGATTGGCCCAAATGGCGCGGGTAAAAGTACCTTTTTCAAACTGCTGACTGGCGAACATACGCCAAGTGATGGGGATATCCGCTTTTTTAATCGACGGCTGAACACTCTGCCGCCCTTCCAGCGCATTCGTATGGGCATGAGCATTAAGTTTCAGATCCCCGGCATCTTTCCTGAACTGACAGTTGAGCAGCATTTACAGCTATCACTCAGTCACTTACGCCCAGAGGTTCGCGCGCAAGCGGTCAGTGTCGATGAGCTATTAGAGCGCTTTAAGCTCAGAGCGGAATACCACCAGCTGGCCGGTAATTTATCTCACGGCAAGAAACAGTGGTTGGAAATTGCCATGGCGGTGTCGCTACAACCCACTTTACTGATGCTGGATGAGCCGGTCGCGGGGTTATCTATTGATGAAACCTATCTCACCGGCGAGCTGATTAAGCAGATGCAAAGTGACGGCCTGACATTGATGGTGGTGGAACACGACATGACATTCGTGCGGCAAATAGCTTCACAGGTCACTGTGCTCCATGGCGGACAAGTGTTTGCCGACGGTAATGCCGCCGAGGTGCTAGCCCGTGAGGATGTGGCAGATATCTACTTGGGGAAAGCAGTATGA
- a CDS encoding ABC transporter permease subunit: MLTLSFLYSVIYQFGDNFAYLVLAALGLAVIFGMMGVINLAHGEFIMCGAYVTILMNKAGLPLPFAMLAGTLAAAFFGGVIERLVVRHLYGRLYDSVVATWAISLIVQQSMLLIAGPSLEGLSTPFGSFTLGEYSFATYRALLPFFAIAILMVLYWLFFHTNYGVCARATIQNARMAACLGLETDRIYTLTFALGAGLAGLAGAIYAPTLTAVPTMGSSFIVQAFVSVVVGGANVLVGTIPAAIALGAIQTGLNSWYGQLAGQVGLLVTAVLVIRLLPNGIGSLFTRNR; this comes from the coding sequence ATGTTAACGCTATCCTTTCTCTATTCGGTGATTTATCAGTTTGGCGATAACTTCGCCTATCTGGTGCTGGCAGCACTGGGGCTGGCGGTTATTTTTGGCATGATGGGGGTGATCAATCTGGCGCACGGCGAATTCATTATGTGTGGTGCTTATGTCACCATTCTGATGAATAAAGCGGGATTGCCACTGCCTTTTGCCATGCTGGCCGGGACTTTGGCGGCGGCCTTCTTCGGCGGCGTCATCGAGCGCCTGGTGGTGCGCCATCTCTATGGCCGTTTGTATGATTCGGTGGTAGCCACTTGGGCTATCAGCTTGATTGTACAGCAAAGTATGCTGCTAATTGCCGGCCCATCACTGGAGGGGCTGTCTACGCCGTTCGGCTCATTCACCCTCGGCGAATACTCCTTTGCCACTTACCGAGCATTACTGCCCTTCTTTGCCATTGCCATTTTAATGGTGCTCTATTGGCTATTTTTCCACACCAATTACGGCGTCTGTGCCAGAGCCACGATTCAAAATGCCCGCATGGCTGCCTGTTTGGGATTAGAAACTGACCGGATTTATACCCTGACATTCGCACTAGGCGCTGGGCTGGCAGGATTGGCCGGGGCCATTTATGCCCCGACACTCACGGCCGTTCCCACCATGGGCAGCAGTTTTATTGTTCAAGCCTTTGTTTCAGTGGTGGTGGGTGGCGCAAATGTACTTGTTGGCACCATTCCTGCAGCGATTGCATTAGGCGCGATACAAACTGGGCTGAATTCCTGGTATGGGCAATTAGCTGGGCAAGTTGGCTTATTGGTCACCGCCGTCTTGGTTATCCGCTTATTACCTAACGGTATTGGCAGCCTGTTTACCCGTAACCGCTAG
- a CDS encoding ABC transporter permease subunit has product MTTTSVHLSAAKQRTPSTTRLAALLILVGALALPLVVDSAMIGDFSYFLLWTFCAIGLAAMWGHGGILSFGQTAFFGLAGYTYGVMTLNFGDGVLSTWSGLIMALLVAAAVAAALGYLMFYGGVTGIFIGIVTLSFTLVLETFMSQTAGPQWAIGSARLNGFNGMSGMPPLSLPWFDGKLLTLEGNAFYYLIILLLAGVYWGVRRVLRSDFGLTLASIRENPRRAEMLGIDIRRYQLLVFVLGGVLSGLSGALYTLWGSYITPSSMGLTAAAMPVIWVATAGRKNIFGTAVITALLVWLSQWLAIYGSEYAMILLGAILLFVVLAAPNGLLPWLAERITRRSTARQKKGESL; this is encoded by the coding sequence GTGACAACGACTTCTGTTCATTTATCGGCGGCAAAACAACGCACGCCGTCCACCACTCGGCTAGCAGCGCTGCTCATTTTGGTGGGTGCGCTTGCCCTGCCGTTAGTGGTCGATAGCGCCATGATCGGCGATTTTTCCTACTTCCTACTGTGGACATTCTGTGCCATTGGGTTAGCGGCAATGTGGGGGCATGGCGGCATTTTATCTTTCGGCCAGACTGCGTTCTTTGGCCTTGCCGGTTACACCTACGGCGTGATGACCTTAAATTTCGGCGATGGTGTGCTCTCCACCTGGTCGGGCTTGATTATGGCCTTGCTGGTAGCCGCCGCCGTGGCTGCGGCACTGGGTTATCTGATGTTTTACGGCGGAGTGACCGGCATTTTTATCGGCATTGTGACCTTGTCTTTCACACTGGTGCTGGAAACCTTTATGTCACAGACCGCTGGCCCGCAATGGGCGATCGGCAGCGCGCGACTGAATGGTTTTAATGGCATGTCCGGTATGCCGCCGCTCTCTCTGCCGTGGTTTGATGGCAAATTACTGACCCTGGAGGGCAATGCCTTTTACTACCTGATTATCCTGTTGCTTGCCGGTGTTTACTGGGGGGTTAGGCGGGTATTGCGCTCTGATTTTGGCCTGACTTTGGCCTCTATCCGCGAGAACCCCCGGCGGGCAGAAATGCTCGGTATTGATATCCGCCGCTACCAATTACTGGTGTTCGTGCTCGGCGGTGTGCTCTCCGGGTTATCCGGCGCACTGTATACCTTATGGGGGTCTTATATTACACCGTCCTCCATGGGGCTGACCGCCGCCGCGATGCCAGTTATCTGGGTGGCGACCGCTGGGCGGAAAAATATTTTTGGCACCGCGGTTATCACCGCCCTGTTGGTGTGGTTATCCCAATGGCTGGCTATTTACGGCAGCGAATACGCCATGATCTTGCTGGGTGCCATTCTGCTGTTTGTGGTGCTGGCCGCGCCCAACGGCTTATTACCTTGGCTGGCAGAGAGAATCACCCGCAGGTCTACTGCGCGTCAGAAAAAAGGGGAGTCGCTATGA
- a CDS encoding sugar-binding transcriptional regulator — protein sequence MEKSDDLRLMVKVAQMYYEQNFTQAEIARALGIYRTSISRMLKKVREQGIVTISINYNYNENLLLEQQLKSRFKLREAIVVSCEQDTSPEQQLILMGKQCSALLNRIIENGDILGFSWGSAIATLVEQMDVSPVSRQLTCIPMVGGPSGKLESRFHVNTLVYSAAMKLKGESLLIDFPAILEKSVIRDGIVQSQHYQAIADYWQRLDIAIFGIGSPNISGNSTWRAFYGSDVIDHFNDRQVAGDICSRFYDLQGNPVETTISDKTITIQLDKIKKARYSIGIAHSHEKISGIIGAIKGKYINSLVTTKETAEEILKLTA from the coding sequence ATGGAAAAAAGCGATGATCTGCGCCTGATGGTGAAAGTTGCACAAATGTATTATGAGCAAAATTTCACACAAGCTGAGATAGCGCGGGCGCTGGGGATTTACCGCACCAGCATTAGCCGAATGCTCAAAAAAGTACGCGAACAAGGTATTGTCACTATTTCAATCAACTATAACTATAACGAAAATTTGTTGTTGGAACAGCAGTTGAAATCGCGCTTTAAATTACGCGAAGCGATTGTCGTTTCTTGCGAGCAGGACACCTCGCCGGAACAGCAACTGATATTGATGGGAAAACAATGTAGCGCATTACTGAATAGAATTATTGAAAATGGCGATATTCTGGGCTTCTCCTGGGGCAGTGCGATTGCCACACTGGTTGAGCAAATGGATGTCTCGCCAGTATCGCGCCAATTAACCTGTATTCCCATGGTTGGCGGCCCTTCAGGTAAATTGGAAAGCCGCTTTCATGTCAATACACTGGTCTACAGCGCCGCAATGAAATTAAAAGGCGAGTCATTGCTGATCGATTTCCCGGCTATTCTGGAAAAAAGTGTTATCCGCGATGGTATTGTGCAATCTCAGCATTATCAGGCGATTGCCGATTATTGGCAGCGACTGGATATCGCTATATTTGGTATTGGTTCACCCAATATTTCTGGCAATTCTACCTGGCGTGCCTTTTATGGTAGCGATGTTATTGACCACTTTAATGACCGACAGGTGGCGGGTGATATCTGTTCTCGCTTTTATGATTTACAGGGTAATCCGGTTGAAACCACTATCTCGGATAAAACCATTACCATTCAATTGGACAAAATTAAGAAAGCCCGTTATTCCATTGGAATAGCGCACTCTCACGAGAAAATTAGCGGGATCATCGGCGCGATTAAAGGAAAATATATTAATAGCCTGGTGACCACCAAAGAAACTGCCGAGGAGATATTAAAACTCACGGCATAA
- a CDS encoding ABC transporter ATP-binding protein — protein MNNVVLHIEGLTGGYGGGQVLNGVTLQLHAAEVLGLIGRNGVGKTTLMRTLMGAVPARQGQILLGEIDITQASPQRRARLGIGYVPQGREVFAGLTVAENLQVGMQFVREHREFAQDLLERVLDYFPILRQRLKQKAGTMSGGEQQQLAIARALVGSPKVLLLDEPSEGVQPSIVNIIADTLVRIARELHVAVILVEQDIAMIQRAAQRCAVMDKGHVVENLSKQQLSDDLLMRRHLAL, from the coding sequence ATGAATAACGTGGTTTTACACATAGAAGGACTGACTGGCGGTTATGGCGGCGGGCAAGTGCTCAATGGCGTCACGCTACAACTGCACGCGGCGGAAGTCTTGGGGTTGATTGGCCGCAATGGCGTGGGGAAAACCACCTTAATGCGCACGTTGATGGGTGCCGTTCCGGCGCGACAAGGCCAGATTTTGTTGGGGGAAATTGACATCACCCAGGCCTCGCCGCAGCGCCGCGCCCGTCTGGGAATCGGCTATGTTCCGCAAGGGCGCGAGGTATTTGCCGGGCTAACTGTGGCAGAAAACCTGCAAGTCGGCATGCAGTTTGTCCGTGAACACCGCGAGTTTGCCCAAGACTTACTGGAGCGAGTACTAGATTACTTCCCGATTTTGCGTCAAAGACTCAAACAAAAAGCCGGCACCATGAGTGGTGGTGAGCAACAACAGTTGGCTATCGCCAGAGCCTTGGTCGGTTCGCCCAAAGTGTTATTGCTGGATGAACCCTCTGAAGGCGTCCAACCCTCTATCGTCAACATCATTGCCGATACCTTGGTGCGCATTGCCCGCGAGCTGCATGTGGCGGTGATTCTGGTCGAGCAGGATATCGCGATGATCCAGCGGGCCGCACAACGTTGTGCGGTGATGGATAAAGGCCATGTAGTCGAAAACCTGTCAAAACAACAACTTTCTGATGATCTTTTAATGCGCCGTCATCTGGCTCTGTAG
- a CDS encoding nitrilase-related carbon-nitrogen hydrolase, with protein MSIAPYLAAAIQFEPRMFAKEANLQQLLALVEQAAQKGARLITTPEMATTGYCWFDRQEIAPMVETVPGESTARFAELAQRYQCYIVLGMPEVDQETALYYNSAVLIGPQGVIGCHRKSHAYISEPKWAAAGDVGHQVFDTPLGRIGMLVCMDIHFPETARLLALDGADVICHISNWLAERTPAPYWISRAMENGCYLLESNRWGRERGVQFSGGSCIIEPDGNIAAVVDDGNGIAYAEVDISRSRQRQVLGELVFEQRRPDYYHALLSDSFLWNPQDFFGLYGQQPLPPGKQSRITVAQFCSTEQVEENLATITAMTESAVLQQGSELIVFPELALTGYHAGAVNAQTPESPAVQALARLAMRLRVYLVVGMAEKQQNKNYNTQMLFGPEGIIGGYRQIHLSQQNQQWASAGEHWQVFDTALGRVGLLLGHDALLPESARILALMGCDIIACSAALPAGFTAAHKGSAVVQNYPIPTGADPLHWHLFRTRAGENNLYLAFANALDGSNQRGGYSGVFGPETFTFPRLERLLWQETQTVTQTIDTRSLAGSPYPTNVVRRKDLVAMRQPHHYKPLLS; from the coding sequence ATGTCGATAGCCCCTTACCTTGCAGCCGCCATTCAATTTGAACCCCGCATGTTTGCCAAAGAAGCAAATTTGCAGCAATTATTGGCATTGGTAGAACAGGCGGCACAGAAAGGTGCTCGTCTGATTACCACCCCAGAAATGGCGACCACCGGCTACTGCTGGTTTGATCGACAGGAAATTGCACCAATGGTCGAAACCGTCCCCGGCGAAAGCACTGCCCGTTTCGCTGAATTAGCGCAACGTTATCAATGCTATATCGTGTTAGGTATGCCGGAGGTAGACCAAGAAACCGCGCTGTATTACAACAGTGCGGTACTCATCGGGCCGCAAGGGGTCATTGGCTGTCATCGCAAAAGTCACGCCTATATATCAGAACCGAAATGGGCCGCTGCAGGAGATGTCGGGCATCAAGTGTTTGATACGCCGCTAGGGCGTATCGGCATGTTGGTGTGTATGGATATTCATTTTCCCGAAACCGCCCGCTTGCTGGCGCTGGATGGCGCTGATGTGATTTGCCATATCAGCAATTGGCTGGCGGAGCGCACCCCTGCCCCTTACTGGATCAGCCGGGCGATGGAAAATGGCTGTTATTTACTGGAAAGCAACCGCTGGGGGCGAGAGCGCGGAGTCCAATTTAGCGGCGGCAGCTGCATCATTGAACCTGATGGCAACATTGCAGCAGTGGTGGATGACGGCAACGGAATAGCTTATGCCGAAGTTGATATCAGCCGCAGCCGCCAGCGCCAGGTATTGGGCGAGTTAGTGTTTGAACAGCGCCGCCCTGACTATTATCACGCGCTATTAAGTGACAGTTTTTTGTGGAACCCGCAAGATTTCTTTGGGCTTTACGGCCAGCAGCCTTTGCCTCCGGGCAAACAGAGCCGCATCACGGTGGCGCAATTCTGCTCAACTGAACAGGTGGAAGAGAATCTGGCGACCATTACCGCCATGACAGAAAGTGCCGTTTTACAACAAGGTAGCGAGCTAATTGTGTTTCCAGAGTTAGCCCTGACCGGCTATCACGCCGGTGCAGTCAATGCACAGACGCCAGAAAGCCCCGCCGTGCAGGCGTTAGCTCGCCTGGCCATGAGATTGCGGGTCTATCTGGTGGTGGGAATGGCTGAAAAACAGCAGAATAAAAACTACAATACGCAGATGTTATTTGGCCCGGAGGGGATAATAGGCGGCTACCGGCAAATCCATCTTTCTCAACAAAATCAACAGTGGGCCAGCGCTGGGGAGCACTGGCAGGTGTTTGATACAGCGCTTGGCAGGGTCGGATTGTTGCTGGGCCATGATGCTCTACTCCCCGAGTCAGCGCGCATTCTGGCCCTGATGGGATGTGATATTATCGCCTGTTCTGCCGCCCTTCCGGCCGGTTTTACCGCCGCACATAAGGGCAGTGCTGTGGTACAAAATTACCCTATTCCGACTGGGGCCGACCCGCTGCACTGGCACTTATTCAGAACCCGTGCCGGGGAAAATAATCTTTATCTGGCCTTTGCCAATGCACTCGATGGCAGCAACCAACGCGGAGGATATAGCGGAGTGTTCGGGCCAGAAACCTTTACTTTTCCACGGCTTGAGCGGCTGCTTTGGCAAGAAACGCAAACCGTCACACAAACCATTGATACTCGCTCCCTCGCGGGCAGCCCCTACCCTACCAATGTGGTGCGCCGTAAAGATTTGGTTGCCATGCGCCAGCCCCATCACTATAAACCGCTGCTGAGCTAA
- a CDS encoding acetamidase/formamidase family protein: MKWLEESIMVKRGVGAGRKPVTHHLTEEMQKEFHYTIGPYSTPVLTIEPGDRVIVDTRDAFEGAISSEQDIPSQLLKMPFLNPQNGPIMVNGAEKGDVIAVYIESMLPRGVNPHGICAMIPHFGGLTGTDLTAMLNDPLPEKVRMIKLDSEKVYWSERHTLPYKPHIGTLSVSPEIDSINSLTPDNHGGNMDVPDIGPGSITYLPVRAPGGRLFIGDAHACQGDGEICGTAVEFASITTIKVDLIKNWQLSWPRMENAETIMSIGSARPLEDATRIAYRDLIYWLVADFGFEQWDAYMLLSQCGKVRLGNMVDPKYTVGAMLNKELLAQ; this comes from the coding sequence ATGAAATGGCTGGAAGAATCAATCATGGTTAAACGCGGTGTCGGTGCAGGTCGTAAACCGGTCACTCATCATTTGACGGAAGAGATGCAAAAAGAGTTTCACTACACCATCGGCCCTTACTCAACGCCGGTTTTGACCATTGAACCCGGTGACCGGGTGATTGTAGACACGCGAGATGCTTTCGAGGGAGCGATTAGCTCAGAGCAGGATATCCCGAGCCAACTGCTCAAAATGCCGTTTCTCAACCCGCAAAATGGCCCGATTATGGTCAATGGTGCCGAGAAAGGCGATGTGATTGCGGTCTATATCGAATCCATGTTGCCGCGTGGGGTTAATCCGCACGGCATCTGCGCCATGATCCCGCACTTTGGTGGGCTGACCGGCACAGATTTGACCGCCATGCTCAATGATCCGCTGCCGGAAAAAGTGCGCATGATTAAGCTCGATAGTGAAAAAGTCTACTGGAGCGAGCGCCATACCCTGCCCTATAAGCCGCATATTGGCACCCTGAGTGTGTCGCCGGAAATTGACTCCATCAATTCTCTGACACCGGATAATCACGGCGGGAATATGGATGTGCCGGACATCGGGCCGGGCAGTATTACTTATCTGCCGGTACGCGCCCCCGGCGGCCGCCTGTTTATTGGCGATGCCCATGCTTGTCAGGGGGATGGCGAAATTTGCGGCACCGCGGTGGAATTCGCCTCTATCACCACCATCAAAGTGGATTTGATTAAAAACTGGCAGCTCTCCTGGCCACGGATGGAAAACGCCGAAACCATCATGAGTATCGGCAGCGCACGCCCACTAGAGGATGCCACCCGCATTGCTTATCGTGACCTGATTTACTGGTTGGTGGCCGATTTTGGTTTCGAACAATGGGATGCCTACATGCTACTGAGCCAATGCGGCAAAGTGCGGCTGGGTAATATGGTTGACCCCAAATACACCGTCGGCGCAATGCTTAACAAAGAACTTTTAGCGCAGTAA